The following DNA comes from Brassica oleracea var. oleracea cultivar TO1000 chromosome C5, BOL, whole genome shotgun sequence.
AGGAGGGCTTGGGGAGTAATAATGGTTTCCTTGAGGGGCAGAATAGTAATCTCTCGGTTGCGATTGAGGACGCTGCGGCGGAGGTATCGGTCGCTCCTTGATCGCGAGCTTCAATCGTATCTTCCCTTGAGTCCTCCCCGAGGGACGGAGAAGCTCGAGCGAGCTGATCGATTCGGGAACCATCGCCCCCTCCGAGTCAACCAACCGAACCAGAGGAAACCTAACCGATCCGACGAGCGTTTTCGCCGCATCGGAATGGAGAATCTCGACGTTGAGGACCGATTCGTGGACGGATCGGGTGAGAGGGAGAGTGACCCGCTCGTTCCACACCGGTTTGGCGGAATCGTCGGAGCGAGTGGAGACGCGGTGATCAGAGTCGAGGTAGAGAACGACGTAGGGTTTCAGGTCTCCGTTGCGCCAGTTGACGTTCTTCAGGTGCTTGGCGGAGACGACGGTTACGACTAGGTCAAGCGGCTCAGACGAGGCGGCCATGATACGCTGCGTTTTGGAGGCGTGATACGGTGGGATTTTCGCGGTGGTGTTAGCTAACGTGCGCTCGTTATCTTAGATATTTTTTTTTTAGCACAGTTTAAAACTTTAAAAGCCTTTTTAAAACCTGCTGGCTAGTAAAGAGGCTTTGACTCAGACAGCTGTCATTATTTTATTATGCGAAGAGAGGATATTGGTATCCTTGTATCCAAACAGATCCCCAAATTCTACCAAGCACAAGATAAAGTGGATAACCCCTTTTCAGACAGTGTTCT
Coding sequences within:
- the LOC106294833 gene encoding formin-like protein 3 yields the protein MAASSEPLDLVVTVVSAKHLKNVNWRNGDLKPYVVLYLDSDHRVSTRSDDSAKPVWNERVTLPLTRSVHESVLNVEILHSDAAKTLVGSVRFPLVRLVDSEGAMVPESISSLELLRPSGRTQGKIRLKLAIKERPIPPPQRPQSQPRDYYSAPQGNHYYSPSPPPAPITSPYREFSPSPSPSPSPYPFTDHYYSGFYYPPPPPRSMYDRASNYGQPSAPVDLPLAPPRFPQPNGPSAPVEAFQMNEYKPQVGSRLSSYGVPSGPSAPVDYSPFDHRQLQKTMGGLSLEEERGAAERSESEFGARPPSYSYGREYRREC